In the Chromobacterium sp. ATCC 53434 genome, TTCTGGACTTTCTTGGACTGCTTGGGAAGAGTGGGGCCGACAGCAATAGAAATGATCAATTAAGATGTTGTATTTAATGTGGTTTGTATGAGTTCATTCAGATATATATACACGAATCTATACACACTTTCTTCACGCTGGGGGCTTGCGGCACGCTTCCAAGCGGCTAGATCGAGGCATACGGCAACTTGGCTCATGGTAGGCGCTGCTATCGGGTAGGGCGAGGGGTTTGCAGGTTGAGTGGAGTTTTTTGCCATCGGCCTTTTGATTCGCCCCTCCATGGCCTTGCCTGGCTAACCCCCCCCTCTCTAAAAATGCGCGCCATAAAAAAGCTTGGCTAGGCACGCGGTCCGGAAGGCAAGGGGCTAGACATTGCGCCACCCCTCCCCCGTGGCGCGAGAGAATATCTTAAGCCATGCTTGTCTCCTGTCTCAGAAAAAATAGTTGTTGCTGCCTCTCCTAGCTGACGTGCCAAGACTTCACAAGGCGCGCGAGCTTAAAAGAGGATCATCCTCTGTTCTCCTTGCCAACGAACTTTTTAGACCCCCCCCCTATGTTTTTTCTGCGGGGGGAAATCGGCTGTTAGGCACGCGGTCTGGTCTTCCTATTAATCCGGCAGTCAAATACCGTACAGAAAGCTCATGCCGCGTAGCGGATTTTTTCATGCCGGAAGTACGACCGGATTCTGGCCGGCTGCTTCTGCAATGAGCGTAAATGGGACAGCACTTTCCCTTGAAGTTGACCGTCTGATCGAACCGGCTCACCTGCGCTCATTCTGGCCTTCAGGTCGCCGTTCAAGTATTCATCCGGGTTCAGTTCCGGTGAGTAGCTGGGCAGGAAGAACAACTCAATCGCCTTCTTGTTCTCTTCCTCCTCCAACCATGCTTGCACCAGCTTGCTGTGATGCACGCGCAAGTTGTCGAGGATCAAGAACACCTTCTTGCCGCCAGCATCACGGATCAGCCGCATCAGAAACTTGATCAGCACCCGGGCCGTCAAGGTCTCCCGGTACAGCATGAAGCGCATCTTGCCTTGGTTGGTAATGGCCGAAATCAAGTTGATGCGCGCTCTTTTCGATTGGGATAACACCAGAACTGGGGTTTGGCCTTTTGGGGCGTAGCCACGCGGAAAGTGCTCAACACTCGACACCGCCGATTCGTCGCCCCAGCTGATTTCAGCCATTTCCGCTTTGGCACGCGCGACGATAGCCGGGTATTCCTCCTTGAGCCATTTCTCGACTGCTGCCGGTCGCTGCTCATAAGCGCGTTTGAGCGGGCGCTGCGGCGTAAAGCCCCAGCGGGCCAAGTACAGACGGACAGTACGGATCGGCAGATCGATCAGAAACATCTGCTTGATTACAGCCTTGACCGCCTGAGCACTCCACAGGGCAAACCTCAGCTTCATCTGGTCTGGCGTGCGATCCACGATGTCCTGCTTGATCCGGGCTTCCTGCGCCTCGGTCAGCCGACGGCCGGTGCCTTCGGCGCGACCGCGCTTCTGTTCTTTGAATCCCTGCGCACCTAGTGCTGCCTCACGCACCACCCAGGCGGAAATGGTGGGGCGGCGCAGCCCGAGTTCTTCGGCAATACTGGCTTGAGACCGGCCTCGCTTGTACATCCGGATAGCGGTACGCCTCAGCTGCTCACGGGCGGCCAGTTCAAGCTTGCGCACATCGATTTTTTCCATGCCGGAAGTATACAATCTGTACGGATTATTACTGCCGGATTAATAGTGACATTTCATGTCTGTCACTATGTGAAATCATGAAATTTCCCTTTCAAATCAACGATGTCACTACGTCACTACTGTCACTACCATTTTTTAGAGGGGTGGCGAAACCGCCGTAAGGGAGGGGCAAGGCTTTCAGTTGCGGCATGACTTGCGGCGGGCCGTCCCTAGCACCACCCGGCAAATAGGTTCTTCCTGGACGGGGGTGGCTTACGGGTGTTCGATCCCCCACGCTGAGCCAGGCACAGACTCCCCATGCTAACTAAACAGTTTAGTAAACGGGCCGAGGGGAAGCCGGGGACCCTGGCACTTTGGAAGCATGTGCGGGTGGCCTGACCCGCAACGCCTGGCCAGCGGCAGCCCTGGAAAGTTAGTGAAATGGTGAAATCGGTGGAGGGGGGTGAAATTCCCCTGAAGAAGTTATTAATTCGGCAGTAATAATCCGTACAGATTGTATACTTCCGGCATGGAAAAAATCGATGTGCGCAAGCTTGAACTGGCCGCCCGTGAGCAGCTGAGGCGTACCGCTATCCGGATGTACAAGCGAGGCCGGTCTCAAGCCAGTATTGCCGAAGAACTCGGGCTGCGCCGCCCCACCATTTCCGCCTGGGTGGTGCGTGAGGCAGCACTAGGTGCGCAGGGATTCAAAGAACAGAAGCGCGGTCGCGCCGAAGGCACCGGCCGTCGGCTGACCGAGGCGCAGGAAGCCCGGATCAAGCAGGACATCGTGGATCGCACGCCAGACCAGATGAAGCTGAGGTTTGCCCTGTGGAGTGCTCAGGCGGTCAAGGCTGTAATCAAGCAGATGTTTCTGATCGATCTGCCGATCCGTACTGTCCGTCTGTACTTGGCCCGCTGGGGCTTTACGCCGCAGCGCCCGCTCAAACGCGCTTATGAGCAGCGACCGGCAGCAGTCGAGAAATGGCTCAAGGAGGAATACCCGGCTATCGTCGCGCGTGCCAAAGCGGAAATGGCTGAAATCAGCTGGGGCGACGAATCGGCGGTGTCGAGTGTTGAGCACTTTCCGCGTGGCTACGCCCCAAAAGGCCAAACCCCAGTTCTGGTGTTATCCCAATCGAAAAGAGCGCGCATCAACTTGATTTCGGCCATTACCAACCAAGGCAAGATGCGCTTCATGCTGTACCGGGAGACCTTGACGGCCCGGGTGCTGATCAAGTTTCTGATGCGGCTGATCCGTGATGCTGGCGGCAAGAAGGTGTTCTTGATCCTCGACAACTTGCGCGTGCATCACAGCAAGCTGGTGCAAGCATGGTTGGAGGAGGAAGAGAACAAGAAGGCGATTGAGTTGTTCTTCCTGCCCAGCTACTCACCGGAACTGAACCCGGATGAATACTTGAACGGCGACCTGAAGGCCAGAATGAGCGCAGGTGAGCCGGTTCGATCAGACGGTCAACTTCAAGGGAAAGTGCTGTCCCATTTACGCTCATTGCAGAAGCAGCCGGCCAGAATCCGGTCGTACTTCCGGCATGAAAAAATCCGCTACGCGGCATGAGCTTTCTGTACGGTATTTGACTGCCGGATTAATAGTGACAGAGCGGAGAGGCTGGCCAGAATGGGCTTGGAGTCGGCTATTGCCGGGATATACTGGACAGCAATTCATGCATTCAGGGGATGGGATATGGGGCGCAATAGCTTGGGGGCATGCAAAGTCAGTACGAAGAACTCAGGCAATAGGTTGCACTCAATCGCCAGGAACGGGGGAGTAAACCTAAGCTAGATCGAGAGCATCAGGCAAGCAGCAGCGCTGCGGATGAATTGGCGCGATCTTGGAGCCGCAGACCCAGGCAATGGACGCCCGTGGTGGCGAAGCGGTTTGAGCAGACATTGCAATGGAGCATGAAGCGAGGCCGGGACGAGTAGAGGGTGGGTTAACCTTTCGCTTGGCCCGTAAGGGCGGGTGGTGTGTCATAACCATTATCACAGTCAGGAAATGCAGGATGAAACAAAGCAATCATTGGCTAGGGGGATTGGCGCTGGCATTGGCGCTGACAGGGTGCGGTACATTGAAGGTGGCGGAATCTAGCGACCCTTATTTAAGAAAAGGGATTCGGATGAATGTGGCCTCGATGAATTATGTCAATCGTGCCGTCCATTTTAGGATAGACGATGGATATAACAGCGGTGGCATAGCTAACGCTGGAAGTCCTAATGATCCTTGGATGGGGGGCCGTCGACATGCTGTTTCACGATTACCGATCTGAACAAGCCGTTTAAAATAGAGGCAAAGTGGGTTCCAATTCGAGAAGATTCTGTCATGGGGCCTGATGGTGATTATATACGGGGGAAGGTATTGGTGCCGGAGGAGACAAAGGTGATCTTCGCCAAGCTTCCCCAGCGCCCGCCCAAGGTTTTGAAGGGCGATCCTATGAATAGTGAAGATGCCGTATGTGTGATTTTTAAATCCATGGATGTTGTAGAATTGAAGTATTCAGAATTCGGCTGCAAGCAAAGGGTGGATTAAATGACATTAAGACAGTCTGAGCAGTATATTTCTGATGAGATATTGAATGCGGCACATAAGGCAGCAACGATGGCAAGGTTGTCGCGAGAGATCGGCGGCAAGACTTGGAAAGAGCGAATTGAGTGCCGGTTTTACCCGAAGGTTGTCATATTCTTCGATGGCACAATGAATAATTACGATGTCAGCCCAGACAACAAGTCCAATGTCGCGCGCCTATTTATGGCATCGCATGATGATCCGCAAAGAGATTTATTTAGAAGATATATCCCTGGTGTAGGGACGCCGTATGCGCCAAAAGATAATCAAGAAGTCGGGGAAGATAAGGGCGGGGCCATCGGGGCAGGATTTGGCAAGGGCGGCGACATGCGCTTGAAGGACGCCATGCTCTTCATCGAAAAAATGCTAGGTAAAAATTACACCACAGCGATTGCGCATATCAAAATGCTCCGGGTGGATGTGATCGGCTTCTCGCGTGGCGCGACGTTGGCGAGGGCCTTTGTCAATAAGCTGCTCAAAGAAAAATCCGGCGTTAATGGGAAAGGTCAGCTGATTTACAAGCTGGATTCATATGACATGACGGTGCCGCTGGAGGTTGGATTCGTTGGCTTGTTCGATACGGTGGCTTCGGTGGGCGGGCCTGCCTTGCATCGTGACTGGGCCAGCGATCTGCGTATTCCGAGCGAGGTGAAGCGTTGCGTGCATCTGGTAGCGGCGCACGAAGTGCGGCAAGCCTTCCCGTTGGATTCCATCGCCTACCAGGGGAGTTATCCAGAAAACAGCTTGGAAGTGATTTACCCGGGCGTGCATTCCGACATTGGTGGCGGCTATTACCCGGATGAACAAGGGCGCAGCATCGAGTACACCAAGATACCGCTTAGAGAGATGTATCTGGAGGCGATAAAGGCGGGCGTTCCTTTGATGTCGCTGAAAGAGATGGAAGGAAACAATGTTGACAAAGAGTTCTCGATAGAAAACAAAGACAAAGTTGTTGGAAGTTATCATGCCTATCGAGAATATATTAAAGGCGATGCCTCTGATTTGGTGAGTG is a window encoding:
- a CDS encoding DUF2235 domain-containing protein is translated as MTLRQSEQYISDEILNAAHKAATMARLSREIGGKTWKERIECRFYPKVVIFFDGTMNNYDVSPDNKSNVARLFMASHDDPQRDLFRRYIPGVGTPYAPKDNQEVGEDKGGAIGAGFGKGGDMRLKDAMLFIEKMLGKNYTTAIAHIKMLRVDVIGFSRGATLARAFVNKLLKEKSGVNGKGQLIYKLDSYDMTVPLEVGFVGLFDTVASVGGPALHRDWASDLRIPSEVKRCVHLVAAHEVRQAFPLDSIAYQGSYPENSLEVIYPGVHSDIGGGYYPDEQGRSIEYTKIPLREMYLEAIKAGVPLMSLKEMEGNNVDKEFSIENKDKVVGSYHAYREYIKGDASDLVSGIWAHRPAFFKWRSEIERKKEYTKLLAGLADSADCEQCLAAPDNKVRIERNEKQWKDRKMKTPTDQGKELITEQKRLAKQMKFLDDPYERVGKETVARKRNEYEELIFNAWNSSELLPAAVDEFFTHYVHDSVAAFDSWPCALYDPRKIFLHRDTVLARHDELDNGQIV
- a CDS encoding IS630 family transposase; this encodes MEKIDVRKLELAAREQLRRTAIRMYKRGRSQASIAEELGLRRPTISAWVVREAALGAQGFKEQKRGRAEGTGRRLTEAQEARIKQDIVDRTPDQMKLRFALWSAQAVKAVIKQMFLIDLPIRTVRLYLARWGFTPQRPLKRAYEQRPAAVEKWLKEEYPAIVARAKAEMAEISWGDESAVSSVEHFPRGYAPKGQTPVLVLSQSKRARINLISAITNQGKMRFMLYRETLTARVLIKFLMRLIRDAGGKKVFLILDNLRVHHSKLVQAWLEEEENKKAIELFFLPSYSPELNPDEYLNGDLKARMSAGEPVRSDGQLQGKVLSHLRSLQKQPARIRSYFRHEKIRYAA